Proteins found in one Scardovia inopinata JCM 12537 genomic segment:
- a CDS encoding DUF559 domain-containing protein, whose protein sequence is MRTRTDSPQETNVRLQILQHGLPEPRVNVQVGNNFIDLAYPAVRIGIEYDGQHHLQQIDSDHERVNHIQSTGWRIFVIDKFILDSSARFTVFLSDIIEAINGVSERKFDLSLARAAVTVHKIADGRRRRVFLG, encoded by the coding sequence ATGCGCACTCGCACTGATTCTCCACAGGAAACGAATGTGCGGTTGCAAATTCTCCAGCATGGGCTTCCAGAGCCTCGAGTCAATGTTCAGGTAGGGAATAATTTCATTGATCTTGCTTATCCAGCTGTTCGCATAGGAATTGAGTACGATGGGCAGCATCACCTTCAACAAATTGACAGTGACCACGAGCGTGTCAATCATATTCAATCAACAGGTTGGCGGATATTCGTTATTGATAAATTTATTCTTGATTCTTCCGCACGTTTTACGGTTTTTCTTAGCGACATCATTGAGGCTATCAATGGTGTTTCCGAGAGAAAGTTTGATCTGTCGCTGGCGCGGGCAGCTGTGACTGTTCACAAAATTGCTGATGGTCGACGACGCAGGGTTTTCTTGGGATAA